The genomic window ACAAACAAGAAAGACCCCGCCCAGGCCGCCGCGCCGGGTGGGGTCAACTTTATGAGGCTCAGGCCGTGGCCGGCACCGCCGGGGCTTGCAGCAGGCTGCCCACGCCTTCGAGGAACTTCTCGTAGCCGGCGAAGTCGAGTTGCTGCTCGTTGTCGCTGAGCGCGGTGGCGGGGTTGGGGTGCACTTCAACGTGGATGCCGTCGGCGCCCACCGCGATGGCGGCCTTGGCGAGCGGAATCAGCAGGTCGCGGCGCCCGGCAGCGTGGGTCACGTCCACGATGACCGGCAGGTGGGTTTCCTGCTTGGCGAGGGCCACCGCCGAGAGGTCGAGCGTGTTGCGGGTCCACTTCTCGTAGGTACGGATGCCGCGCTCGCACAGAATGACTTCGTTGTTGCCTTCCGAGAGGATGTATTCGGCGGCGTAGAGCCATTCCTCAATGGTGGCCGACAGCCCACGCTTGAGCAGCACCGGGCGCCGGGCGCGGCCCACCTCGCGCAGCAGGGCAAAGTTGTGCATGTTGCGCGCGCCGATTTGCAGGATGTCGGCGTACTCGCTCACCACGTCCACGTCGCGGGTGTCCATCACCTCGGTCACGAACAGTTGCCCGTGCTCCTTGGCGACCCGGCTGCCCAGAATCAGGCCGTCCACGCCCATGCCCTGAAAGCCGTAGGGGCTGGTGCGCGGCTTGTAGGCGCCGCCGCGCAGAATCTTGACGCCCTTGCCCTGCAAGAAAGCGGCGGTCTGCTCCATCTGCTCCTCGGACTCGATGGAGCAGGGCCCGGCGATGACGATGGGCGCCTCGCCCCCACCGATTCGCACGCCGTCGATATCGAGCACGGTGTCTTCGCGCTTGACCTTGCGCGAGACGAGCAGCTGCTTCTTGTCGTTGCTCTCCTCGAGCGCGAGGCTCGCCCGGAAAATCTCCTTGAAAATGCCCTTGACCGTAGCGGTGGGGAAGGGACCGGGGTTGATCTTCTCGAGTTCCTTGAGCTGCTGCTCCTCGCGGGCGGGGTCGTAGTGGTTGGGGCGGCCCTCGGCGCTCTTGGCGTGGCCGATTTGCGCCACCACTTCACCCCGGCGCGAAATCAGCGCGAGCAGGTCGCGGTTGATCTGGTCCACCTCGGCGCGGAGGTCGTCGATGCTGCGTTGCTGGGTCATAGGCAGCAGTGTAGGGAAGCCGCCCGACACCGCCCTGCTCTGGGGCTAGTCAATTGACAGGAGGTGTCTAAGTCGCGTTGGGGGTGGCGTTGGCGGCCTCGCCGGAGGAGTCGGAATCGGGGGCTTCCTCGGTGTTCACCATATGCACCGCCACCCGCGCGAGCGCTGCGTACAGTTCGTGGGCGTCGGCCTCGGCCAGGCCGGGCGTCTCGCGCAGCGCCGCGTTCATGCACGCCAGCCACGCCCGCGCCCGCCCCGGCGTGATGGGAAAAGGCAGGTGCCGCGCCCGCAGCCGGGGATGCCCGTAGAGCTCGTGGTAGAGCGGTGGCCCGCCGGTAAAGCCGGTCAGAAAGGCGAGCTGTTTGCGGGCCGTCTCGCTGAGGTCGGCGGGGAAAATCGGCGCGAGGTCGGGGTTGCGGGCCACGTGCGCGTAGAAGCGGTGCACGAGCAGCGCCAGCGTGTCGGGGCCGATGCGGTCGTAGAGGGAACCTCGGGCGAGGTCGAGGGGCGTGGTCATGCGGACAGGGTAAGTGAAGCCGGGGGGAACGAACAGGCCGCGCCTATCCGGGTGTCGTGGGCGCGGCCACCATGGTTTCTACCCGGCAGCGCACCGCTTCTCTCGCCTGCTCCGGCGCAAGTTGCCGCAGCAGCAGGTGCAAGCACAGGCCGTCGATCAGGGCGTGAAGTTCTACCGCCGCCTGTTCGGGCGTCGCGGCTTTGAGCAGGTCGGCCCCGGCGAGGCTGCGCGTGATCTCCAGCAGTGTCGCGTGCAGGTCCCGGTAAAGAATGCCGTGTGCGTCGGCGTACTGCTCGCCCCGAACAGCGGCGGAGGCGAACGCCAGCCAGACTTCCGTCCATTCCTGGGAAGGCCCGTCCAGCGGCAGGAGGGCGAGCAGAAAGCCTTCGAGCTGCGCCCGTGGTGGCCCACTGAGCTGGAGCGCCCGCAGTTCGCGTTCTACGGCCCCGGCGAGCTGCTCGGCGGCAAACGTCAGGATGCTGTCGCGGGTGGGAAGGTAGTGCCGGACGGCGCCGCTCGACCAGCCGGACTGCTCACTGAGGTTACGGATGGTCACGCCGTCTACCCCTTCGCGCCGGATCAGCGCCCAGACATGTCGAACAAGCTCCTGGCGACGCTGATCATGGTCCACGATGCGCGGCATGACAGAGTTTTAGCACGGTCTTGCCAAATAAAAGGCGCCGTGTTAGAACATCCCTGCTTATTCGCACGGTCATG from Deinococcus radiodurans R1 = ATCC 13939 = DSM 20539 includes these protein-coding regions:
- a CDS encoding bifunctional 3-deoxy-7-phosphoheptulonate synthase/chorismate mutase gives rise to the protein MTQQRSIDDLRAEVDQINRDLLALISRRGEVVAQIGHAKSAEGRPNHYDPAREEQQLKELEKINPGPFPTATVKGIFKEIFRASLALEESNDKKQLLVSRKVKREDTVLDIDGVRIGGGEAPIVIAGPCSIESEEQMEQTAAFLQGKGVKILRGGAYKPRTSPYGFQGMGVDGLILGSRVAKEHGQLFVTEVMDTRDVDVVSEYADILQIGARNMHNFALLREVGRARRPVLLKRGLSATIEEWLYAAEYILSEGNNEVILCERGIRTYEKWTRNTLDLSAVALAKQETHLPVIVDVTHAAGRRDLLIPLAKAAIAVGADGIHVEVHPNPATALSDNEQQLDFAGYEKFLEGVGSLLQAPAVPATA
- a CDS encoding TetR/AcrR family transcriptional regulator is translated as MPRIVDHDQRRQELVRHVWALIRREGVDGVTIRNLSEQSGWSSGAVRHYLPTRDSILTFAAEQLAGAVERELRALQLSGPPRAQLEGFLLALLPLDGPSQEWTEVWLAFASAAVRGEQYADAHGILYRDLHATLLEITRSLAGADLLKAATPEQAAVELHALIDGLCLHLLLRQLAPEQAREAVRCRVETMVAAPTTPG